From a single Flavobacterium sp. genomic region:
- the murD gene encoding UDP-N-acetylmuramoyl-L-alanine--D-glutamate ligase, with amino-acid sequence MRLVILGGGESGVGTAILGQQKGYDVFVSDFGKIKENYKEVLSINGIAWEDEKHTEELILNADLVMKSPGIPEKAPIVKKLIEKEIPVISEIELAVQFTDATTIGITGSNGKTTTTLLTYHLLKEAGLNVGLAGNIGKSFAWQVAENKHDIYVLELSSFQLDGIINYKPHIAIIMNISPDHLDRYNYDYNLYIGSKFRITKNQTEADYLIYDNEDEAIQNWLKNNKIKANKVPFSLITKPENQGAFLEDNNINSTINKELFTMPINELALEGKHNIKNAMAATAVAQLLNIRKQTIRESLTNFQGVEHRLEKVLKIQGVQYINDSKATNVNSVFYALDSMTTPTVWIVGGVDKGNDYDELMPLVREKVKAIVCLGVDNTKIINAFNNVVDVMVETTSMSEAVQLAQRLAEKGDSVLLSPACASFDLFENYEDRGQQFKQAIFNL; translated from the coding sequence ATGCGACTGGTAATTTTAGGAGGAGGCGAAAGTGGCGTAGGAACCGCCATCTTGGGTCAGCAAAAAGGATATGATGTTTTTGTGTCGGATTTTGGTAAAATAAAAGAAAATTATAAAGAAGTTCTTAGTATTAATGGAATCGCATGGGAAGATGAAAAGCACACAGAAGAATTAATTCTGAATGCCGATCTAGTAATGAAAAGTCCAGGAATTCCTGAAAAAGCACCCATCGTAAAAAAGCTAATCGAAAAAGAAATTCCAGTAATTTCTGAAATTGAATTGGCTGTTCAGTTTACCGATGCTACAACAATTGGAATTACCGGAAGTAATGGTAAAACTACCACTACACTTTTAACATATCATTTGTTGAAAGAAGCGGGTTTAAATGTTGGATTGGCGGGTAATATTGGAAAAAGCTTTGCTTGGCAAGTAGCCGAGAACAAACATGATATTTATGTGTTGGAGTTAAGTAGTTTTCAGTTAGATGGTATTATCAATTACAAGCCTCATATTGCGATTATTATGAACATTAGCCCTGATCATTTAGACAGATATAATTACGATTACAATTTATACATCGGTTCTAAATTTAGAATTACTAAAAACCAAACCGAAGCCGATTATTTGATTTATGATAATGAAGATGAAGCGATTCAAAATTGGTTAAAAAATAACAAGATTAAAGCAAATAAAGTTCCTTTTTCACTGATAACAAAACCAGAAAATCAAGGAGCATTTTTAGAAGATAACAACATTAACAGCACAATTAATAAAGAACTATTTACTATGCCAATCAACGAACTAGCTTTAGAAGGAAAACACAATATAAAGAATGCAATGGCAGCAACTGCTGTAGCACAATTGTTGAATATTAGAAAACAGACCATAAGAGAAAGTTTGACTAATTTTCAAGGTGTTGAACATCGCTTAGAAAAAGTATTGAAAATTCAAGGTGTGCAATACATCAACGATTCTAAGGCAACGAATGTAAATTCTGTTTTTTACGCTTTAGATAGTATGACAACGCCAACGGTTTGGATTGTTGGTGGTGTTGACAAAGGAAATGATTATGACGAATTGATGCCGTTAGTTCGAGAAAAAGTAAAAGCAATTGTGTGTTTGGGTGTTGATAATACAAAAATCATTAATGCATTCAATAATGTGGTAGATGTGATGGTAGAAACTACTTCCATGTCAGAAGCTGTTCAATTAGCTCAACGTTTAGCAGAAAAAGGAGATTCTGTTTTGTTGTCACCAGCGTGCGCAAGTTTCGATTTATTTGAAAACTACGAAGACAGAGGACAACAATTCAAACAAGCAATATTTAATTTGTAA
- the mraY gene encoding phospho-N-acetylmuramoyl-pentapeptide-transferase: MLYYIFKYLDKAFDVPGAGVFQYITFRSALAFILSLLIATIYGKKIINYLRSQQVGETVRELGLEGQTQKAGTPTMGGIIIILATLIPVLLLAKLNNIYIIMLIVTTLWMGTIGFIDDYIKIFKKDKQGLKGIFKVIGQVGLGLIVGTVLYLSPDVTVRKDTLTSRVKIENNIKPSDLEEKSTATTIPFFKNNEFDYAEVLSFMGDDYKNYAWLIFIPMVILIITAVSNGANLTDGIDGLAAGTSAISVLTLGLFTFVSGNIIFSDYLNIMYIPNSGEMTVYIAAFVGALVGFLWYNAYPASVFMGDTGSLTIGGIIAVIAISIRKELLIPVICGIFLAENLSVMIQVSYFKYTKKKYGEGRRIFLMSPLHHHYQKKGYHESRIVTRFWIVGILLAIFSLVSLKLR, from the coding sequence ATGTTATATTACATCTTTAAATACTTAGACAAAGCTTTTGATGTTCCTGGAGCAGGAGTGTTTCAATACATTACTTTTCGCTCGGCATTAGCTTTTATCTTATCGTTGTTAATTGCAACGATTTATGGAAAAAAAATCATCAATTACTTAAGAAGCCAACAAGTAGGTGAAACCGTTCGTGAGCTAGGTTTAGAAGGCCAAACACAAAAAGCAGGAACGCCTACAATGGGAGGAATCATTATTATTTTAGCAACTTTAATCCCGGTTTTGTTATTGGCTAAGTTGAATAATATTTATATAATTATGTTGATTGTAACTACTCTTTGGATGGGTACAATTGGTTTTATTGATGATTATATCAAAATATTCAAAAAAGACAAACAAGGTTTAAAAGGAATTTTTAAAGTAATTGGGCAAGTTGGTTTAGGTTTAATTGTGGGCACCGTTTTGTATTTGAGTCCAGATGTAACAGTTAGAAAAGATACATTAACATCACGAGTTAAAATCGAAAACAATATTAAACCATCAGATTTAGAAGAAAAATCGACTGCTACTACCATTCCTTTTTTTAAAAATAATGAATTTGATTATGCAGAAGTATTGTCGTTCATGGGAGATGATTATAAAAATTATGCTTGGTTGATTTTTATTCCAATGGTAATTTTAATCATTACAGCAGTTTCAAATGGCGCTAATTTAACCGACGGAATTGATGGTTTAGCAGCAGGAACTTCTGCCATTTCGGTACTGACACTCGGGTTATTCACTTTCGTTTCGGGTAATATCATATTTTCCGATTATTTAAACATCATGTATATTCCAAATTCAGGTGAAATGACGGTTTACATTGCGGCCTTTGTTGGAGCTTTAGTTGGGTTTTTATGGTACAATGCTTACCCAGCATCCGTATTCATGGGTGATACTGGAAGTTTAACCATAGGTGGGATTATTGCAGTAATCGCAATTTCTATTCGTAAAGAACTATTAATTCCAGTAATCTGTGGAATTTTCTTAGCTGAAAATTTATCTGTCATGATTCAAGTGAGTTATTTCAAATACACTAAAAAGAAATACGGCGAAGGAAGACGTATTTTCCTAATGTCACCTTTACATCATCATTATCAGAAAAAAGGCTATCACGAAAGTAGAATTGTTACTCGTTTTTGGATTGTTGGAATTCTATTAGCGATTTTCTCACTTGTTTCTTTAAAATTAAGATAA
- a CDS encoding UDP-N-acetylmuramoyl-L-alanyl-D-glutamate--2,6-diaminopimelate ligase, giving the protein MKQLKDILYKVGIEAVHGATDITISKIEFDSRKIELNDVFVAIRGTLSDGHDYIEKALSLGAIAVVCEEFPSVIVNGVTYVKVKDSNEALAFLAANYYDNPSENMKLVGVTGTNGKTTIASLLYQLFKKAGYKVGLLSTVKIMVDTEEFKATHTTPDSLTLNYYLDQMIQDGCEFCFMEVSSHGVHQKRTEALRFTGGVFTNLSHDHLDYHNTFAEYRDVKKSFFDSLSKDAFAITNIDDKNGLVMLQNTKAKKLSYALKSYADYKAQILENQLTGLLLKINDNEVWVKLIGSFNAYNLLAIYGVAVELGIKNDEALRLLSELESVSGRFQFIVSDSKITAIVDYAHTPDALENVLKTIEDIRTKNEQLITVVGCGGDRDKTKRPIMANIASSMSDKAIFTSDNPRTENPETIIEEMEKGVEPQNFKKTISILDRKQAIKTACQLANPNDIILIAGKGHETYQEINGVRHDFDDLQIVTELLKQLNK; this is encoded by the coding sequence GTGAAGCAATTAAAAGATATATTATATAAAGTAGGGATTGAAGCAGTTCATGGAGCTACCGATATTACTATTTCAAAAATTGAATTCGATTCAAGAAAAATTGAATTGAACGATGTTTTTGTGGCGATTAGAGGCACTCTTTCTGATGGTCATGATTATATTGAAAAAGCATTAAGTCTTGGTGCAATTGCTGTTGTTTGTGAGGAATTTCCGAGTGTGATTGTAAATGGGGTTACTTACGTTAAAGTAAAAGATTCTAACGAAGCATTGGCATTTTTAGCCGCTAATTATTACGATAATCCTTCCGAAAATATGAAATTAGTTGGCGTTACAGGAACTAATGGTAAAACAACAATTGCTTCATTATTATATCAATTGTTTAAGAAAGCGGGTTATAAAGTAGGTTTGTTATCAACTGTTAAAATCATGGTTGACACCGAAGAATTCAAAGCAACTCACACTACGCCAGATTCTTTGACGCTGAATTATTATTTGGATCAAATGATTCAAGATGGCTGCGAATTTTGTTTTATGGAAGTTTCTTCGCATGGTGTTCATCAAAAACGTACTGAAGCATTGCGTTTCACAGGTGGTGTTTTTACCAATTTATCTCACGATCATTTAGATTATCATAATACGTTTGCTGAATATCGTGATGTAAAGAAATCTTTTTTTGATAGTTTATCTAAAGATGCTTTTGCAATTACCAATATCGACGATAAAAACGGGTTGGTAATGCTTCAAAATACGAAAGCAAAAAAACTTAGTTATGCCTTAAAATCATACGCCGATTATAAAGCGCAAATTTTAGAAAATCAACTTACAGGTTTACTTTTAAAAATCAATGATAACGAAGTTTGGGTCAAATTAATTGGTTCGTTTAATGCCTATAATTTACTGGCTATTTATGGAGTAGCTGTTGAATTAGGAATTAAAAATGATGAAGCATTACGACTACTATCAGAATTAGAAAGTGTTTCAGGACGATTTCAATTTATTGTTTCAGATTCCAAAATCACTGCTATTGTAGATTATGCACATACGCCTGATGCTTTGGAAAATGTTTTGAAAACCATTGAAGATATTCGCACAAAAAATGAGCAGTTAATCACTGTTGTTGGTTGTGGTGGCGATAGAGATAAAACAAAAAGACCCATCATGGCAAACATTGCTTCGTCCATGAGCGATAAAGCCATTTTTACTTCAGATAACCCAAGAACCGAAAATCCAGAAACAATTATCGAAGAAATGGAAAAAGGAGTAGAGCCTCAAAATTTCAAAAAAACAATTTCGATTCTAGATAGGAAGCAAGCCATTAAAACCGCTTGTCAATTGGCAAATCCAAACGATATTATACTAATCGCAGGAAAAGGTCATGAAACATATCAAGAAATAAATGGAGTACGCCATGATTTTGATGATTTACAAATAGTAACCGAATTATTAAAACAGTTAAATAAATAA
- a CDS encoding penicillin-binding protein, with translation MAIEDKKISYRMYFVAVVFFMMAVFILIKLNNIQWVEGKYYRQLAKERTVKNFTIPANKGNVYSSDGSLLATSIPEYTVYFDAVAPSDKNFKENIEGLSDSLSVMFGKSSGHYQAKLQRARANKSRYVFLAKKLSYTEQVRLKSFPLFNKGANKGGLIIKPKIVREHPIGLIAKRTIGYERSNEDGKGLEYAFRNYLNGKNGHRLMQKIAKNQWKPISDINEKEPQDGYDIISTIDVYIQDIAHHALLKQLEYYTADHGCVVVMETKTGHIKAISNLGRAEDGSYYETQNYAITESHEPGSTFKLVDLIAVLDDKKADTSTVYDSKGGVIEYFGRKVKDSKPGGYGKISLAKGFEVSSNTVLVQSVYNNYKNNPKQFVDRINSYGLNKPLGLPIKGEGKPIIPQPGTNRWSGVALPWMAFGYGLSVTPLQTLTLYNAVANNGVMVKPIFVSEIKEWNKTIKKYNTEVINPKICTQETLNKVKAILENVVKKGTGSKLYSKDFSMSGKTGTAQVGYKDKSKMYYASSFVGYFPANEPKYSCIIVVHKPNVAAGYYGGDVAGPVFKRIAQKIFTDSPSTNHVKNIDAKLVSQENSYNSYYKKVEKETKIVPNVKGMDGMDALALLENLGLKVKVIGMGRVKKQSLTSGQAFNKNQTIIIELS, from the coding sequence ATGGCAATAGAAGATAAAAAAATATCGTATCGCATGTATTTTGTAGCTGTTGTGTTTTTCATGATGGCTGTATTTATTTTGATTAAACTTAACAATATTCAGTGGGTAGAAGGAAAATACTACCGTCAACTTGCCAAAGAAAGAACGGTTAAAAATTTCACAATTCCAGCCAATAAAGGAAATGTGTATTCTTCAGATGGAAGTTTATTGGCAACATCAATTCCTGAGTATACCGTTTATTTTGATGCGGTAGCGCCTTCAGATAAAAATTTTAAAGAAAATATAGAAGGGCTTTCCGATTCGTTATCGGTTATGTTTGGAAAATCTTCCGGACATTATCAAGCAAAATTACAACGTGCTAGAGCTAATAAAAGCCGCTATGTTTTTTTGGCTAAAAAATTAAGTTATACCGAGCAAGTACGTTTGAAATCATTTCCGTTGTTTAATAAAGGTGCTAACAAAGGCGGTCTTATTATTAAACCAAAAATTGTGCGAGAACATCCAATTGGACTCATTGCAAAAAGAACAATAGGTTATGAGCGTTCTAACGAAGATGGAAAAGGACTAGAATATGCTTTCCGTAATTATCTGAATGGAAAAAACGGTCATCGTTTGATGCAAAAAATTGCAAAAAATCAATGGAAACCTATTAGCGACATCAACGAAAAAGAGCCGCAAGATGGCTATGATATTATTTCAACTATAGATGTTTATATTCAAGATATTGCGCACCATGCATTATTAAAACAATTAGAATATTATACTGCAGATCACGGTTGTGTGGTTGTAATGGAAACAAAAACTGGACATATAAAAGCGATTTCAAATTTAGGAAGAGCCGAGGATGGTTCATACTATGAAACACAAAATTATGCCATTACCGAATCGCATGAACCGGGCTCGACCTTTAAATTGGTTGATTTAATAGCAGTTTTAGATGATAAAAAGGCAGATACCAGTACAGTTTACGATTCTAAAGGGGGCGTAATTGAATATTTTGGTAGAAAAGTAAAAGATTCTAAACCTGGAGGTTATGGTAAAATTTCGTTAGCTAAAGGGTTTGAAGTTTCATCAAATACAGTATTGGTTCAATCGGTTTATAATAATTATAAAAATAATCCAAAGCAATTTGTGGATAGAATAAATAGCTATGGTTTAAATAAACCCTTAGGATTACCAATAAAAGGAGAAGGAAAGCCTATAATTCCTCAGCCAGGTACAAATCGTTGGTCAGGTGTTGCCTTGCCTTGGATGGCATTTGGTTATGGATTATCAGTAACTCCACTACAAACATTAACATTGTATAATGCTGTTGCTAATAATGGAGTAATGGTAAAACCAATTTTTGTTAGTGAAATAAAAGAATGGAATAAAACCATTAAAAAGTACAATACAGAAGTAATTAATCCAAAAATCTGCACACAAGAAACGCTGAATAAGGTAAAAGCGATTTTAGAAAATGTAGTAAAAAAAGGAACAGGTTCTAAACTTTATTCTAAAGATTTCTCTATGTCGGGAAAAACAGGAACCGCTCAAGTGGGATATAAAGACAAATCAAAAATGTATTATGCTTCATCATTCGTGGGCTATTTTCCAGCAAATGAGCCTAAATATTCATGCATCATAGTTGTTCATAAGCCTAACGTTGCAGCAGGATATTATGGAGGGGATGTAGCTGGACCTGTTTTCAAAAGAATTGCTCAAAAAATATTTACCGATTCTCCTTCTACAAATCATGTAAAAAATATTGATGCAAAATTGGTTTCACAAGAGAATAGCTATAATAGCTATTACAAAAAAGTTGAAAAGGAAACCAAAATTGTTCCAAATGTAAAAGGAATGGACGGAATGGATGCTTTAGCATTATTAGAAAATTTAGGATTAAAAGTGAAGGTGATTGGTATGGGAAGAGTAAAAAAACAATCTTTAACATCAGGACAAGCTTTTAATAAAAATCAAACAATCATAATTGAATTATCGTGA
- a CDS encoding FtsL-like putative cell division protein, producing the protein MKDGIYSLLKAKFLISDDALKNWKFIVFLVILGMFAIANNHQYDAKNYRITELNNQVKELRSEFVDRRSELMKLKMESTVAKKMEVRNILPSEVPPVKIVVEDKESKKGFWDKLKIWQ; encoded by the coding sequence ATGAAAGACGGAATTTACAGTTTGTTAAAAGCTAAGTTTCTTATTAGTGATGACGCTCTTAAGAACTGGAAATTTATTGTTTTTTTAGTGATTTTAGGAATGTTTGCAATTGCTAATAATCATCAATACGATGCTAAAAATTATAGAATTACCGAATTAAATAATCAAGTAAAAGAATTGCGTTCTGAATTTGTAGATCGTCGTTCTGAGTTGATGAAATTAAAAATGGAATCTACTGTGGCAAAAAAAATGGAAGTGCGTAATATTTTGCCTTCTGAAGTTCCGCCTGTTAAAATTGTAGTTGAAGATAAAGAAAGTAAAAAAGGTTTTTGGGATAAATTAAAAATATGGCAATAG
- the rsmH gene encoding 16S rRNA (cytosine(1402)-N(4))-methyltransferase RsmH: protein MTTKMEYHNPVLLKETVDGLNIRPDGVYVDVTFGGGGHSREIMSRLGENGKLFAFDQDLDALKNAIDDERFTLINENFRFIKRFLRFHGIKQVDGILADLGVSSHQFDVAERGFSTRFDAELDMRMNQKGDISAYHVVNEYDEQEISRVLFNYGELKNARAMANVIVTARKDKEIKNSEQLKQVLAKFLPGHKSNKILAQIYQAIRIEVNQEMEVLKEFLEQSLEILKPGGRLSVISYHSLEDRLVKRFVKNGMFEGEPERDFFGNFEVPFKTIEKLIVPSEEEIAINNRARSAKLRVSEKI, encoded by the coding sequence ATGACGACGAAGATGGAATATCATAATCCAGTATTGTTAAAAGAAACAGTTGATGGATTGAATATTCGTCCTGATGGAGTGTATGTGGATGTTACCTTTGGTGGTGGTGGACATTCGAGAGAAATTATGAGTCGTTTGGGAGAAAACGGAAAACTATTCGCTTTTGACCAAGATTTAGATGCGTTGAAAAATGCAATTGACGATGAACGATTTACTTTAATTAATGAAAATTTTAGATTCATAAAACGATTTTTACGTTTCCACGGAATCAAGCAAGTAGATGGGATTTTAGCTGATTTAGGTGTTTCATCACACCAATTTGATGTGGCTGAAAGAGGTTTTTCAACCCGATTTGATGCCGAATTAGATATGCGAATGAATCAAAAAGGCGATATCAGTGCGTACCATGTGGTAAACGAATATGATGAGCAAGAAATTTCTCGTGTTTTGTTTAATTATGGTGAGTTAAAAAACGCCAGAGCTATGGCAAACGTAATTGTAACTGCTCGAAAAGACAAAGAAATAAAGAATTCTGAGCAACTTAAGCAAGTGTTGGCTAAGTTTTTACCAGGACATAAAAGCAATAAAATTTTAGCACAAATCTATCAAGCGATTCGTATTGAAGTGAATCAGGAAATGGAAGTGTTGAAAGAATTTTTGGAACAGTCGTTAGAAATTTTAAAACCTGGTGGAAGATTGAGTGTGATTTCTTATCATTCTTTAGAAGATAGATTGGTGAAAAGATTTGTGAAAAATGGCATGTTTGAAGGTGAACCAGAACGCGATTTCTTTGGAAATTTCGAAGTTCCTTTTAAAACCATCGAAAAACTAATCGTACCATCTGAAGAAGAAATTGCAATCAATAATAGAGCAAGAAGTGCAAAATTAAGAGTATCAGAAAAGATATAA
- the mraZ gene encoding division/cell wall cluster transcriptional repressor MraZ — protein sequence MKTLIGTYECKVDAKGRLMLPASLKKQLGSLEDGFVLKRSVFQPCLELFPMSEWNKMMLKINKLNRFVKKNDDFIRRFTAGVKMVEIDVTGRLLIPKDLVIFAQIDKDIVLNSAINIIEIWDKDKYENAIENATDDFADLAEEVMGNLNDDEDGIS from the coding sequence TTGAAAACATTAATCGGAACATACGAGTGTAAAGTGGATGCCAAAGGAAGGCTGATGCTACCTGCGTCGCTAAAGAAACAATTAGGTTCTTTAGAGGATGGTTTCGTTTTGAAACGTTCGGTTTTTCAACCTTGTTTGGAGTTGTTTCCGATGAGCGAATGGAATAAAATGATGTTGAAAATCAATAAATTAAATCGTTTTGTTAAAAAGAACGACGATTTTATTAGAAGATTTACGGCAGGAGTTAAAATGGTAGAGATTGATGTAACAGGAAGGCTTTTGATTCCAAAAGATTTAGTAATTTTTGCTCAAATTGATAAAGATATTGTGTTGAATTCAGCTATCAATATTATCGAAATTTGGGATAAAGATAAATACGAAAACGCGATTGAAAATGCTACAGATGATTTCGCAGATTTGGCAGAAGAAGTAATGGGTAATTTAAATGACGACGAAGATGGAATATCATAA
- a CDS encoding alpha/beta fold hydrolase — protein sequence MLRKEKKYTYFEAGEGTPIIILHGLMGGLSNFDGVANFFPPKGYKVVIPELPIYTQNILKTNVKAFSKFVKDFVVHKGFDQVILVGNSLGGHIGLYFTKMHPELVKALVITGSSGLYESGMGESYPKRGDYEYIKKKAEDVFYNPEIATKEIVDEVFATVNDRIKLIKTLTIAKSAIRHNMAKDLPKMTTPTCIIWGRNDKVTPPNVAEEFDKLLPNSELFWIDKCGHAAMMEHPEAFNQILFDWLQKKNL from the coding sequence ATGTTAAGAAAAGAAAAAAAATACACCTATTTTGAAGCTGGCGAAGGAACCCCAATAATCATTCTTCATGGTTTAATGGGCGGTCTAAGTAATTTTGATGGTGTGGCAAATTTTTTCCCTCCTAAAGGATACAAAGTGGTGATTCCAGAATTACCAATTTACACGCAAAATATTTTAAAAACCAACGTTAAAGCCTTTTCAAAATTTGTTAAAGACTTTGTAGTTCATAAAGGATTTGACCAAGTAATTCTTGTAGGAAATTCATTGGGTGGACACATTGGATTGTATTTTACAAAAATGCACCCTGAACTTGTTAAGGCATTGGTGATTACTGGAAGTTCAGGATTATATGAAAGCGGAATGGGTGAAAGTTACCCAAAACGTGGTGATTATGAATACATCAAAAAGAAAGCAGAGGACGTTTTTTACAATCCAGAAATAGCAACAAAAGAAATTGTTGATGAAGTTTTTGCAACGGTTAACGATAGAATCAAACTGATTAAAACCTTAACAATTGCGAAAAGTGCTATTCGTCATAACATGGCAAAAGATTTACCAAAAATGACTACCCCAACGTGTATTATTTGGGGAAGAAATGACAAAGTAACTCCGCCAAATGTTGCCGAAGAGTTTGATAAATTATTACCCAATTCAGAGCTATTTTGGATTGATAAATGTGGGCATGCTGCTATGATGGAGCATCCAGAAGCATTCAATCAAATTTTGTTTGATTGGTTACAAAAGAAGAATTTATAA
- the yihA gene encoding ribosome biogenesis GTP-binding protein YihA/YsxC, whose translation MKINTAEFVISNSEVDKCPKDRLPEYAFIGRSNVGKSSLINMLTNHKNLAKTSSKPGKTQLINHFKINNNWFLVDLPGYGYARVSKKAKAVFQQFIMDYFEQREQLVCAFVLIDIRLEAQKIDLEFMEYLGESEIPFAIIFTKSDKLGKNKVNNHVEAYKKQLLAGDWAEMPPFFVTSSLEAIGREGILQYIDQINDDIFKNEGFI comes from the coding sequence ATGAAAATTAATACTGCCGAGTTCGTAATTAGTAATTCAGAAGTTGACAAATGTCCGAAAGATCGGTTACCTGAATACGCTTTTATTGGTCGTTCTAACGTGGGAAAATCATCTTTGATTAACATGTTAACGAACCATAAAAATTTGGCAAAAACATCATCTAAACCTGGAAAAACTCAGTTAATTAATCACTTTAAAATTAACAATAACTGGTTTTTAGTGGATTTACCTGGTTATGGATATGCAAGAGTTTCTAAAAAAGCAAAAGCCGTTTTCCAACAATTTATCATGGATTATTTTGAGCAAAGAGAACAATTAGTTTGTGCCTTTGTTTTGATTGACATACGATTAGAAGCTCAAAAAATTGATTTGGAATTTATGGAGTATTTAGGTGAAAGTGAAATTCCGTTTGCGATAATTTTCACCAAATCTGATAAATTAGGAAAAAACAAAGTCAACAATCACGTAGAGGCTTATAAGAAACAATTATTAGCTGGCGATTGGGCTGAAATGCCTCCTTTTTTTGTGACTTCCTCTTTAGAAGCTATTGGCAGAGAAGGAATTTTACAATACATCGATCAAATTAATGATGATATTTTTAAGAATGAAGGTTTCATTTAA
- the gldC gene encoding gliding motility protein GldC, translated as MKTSDIKITVGLDENNVPDKLLWTAQDGGIEQEEAKALLLSVWDSKAKETLRIDLWTKDMPVDEMKQFFHQTLVAMADTFQRATADEKMSDTMRDFCDYFAEKMELKA; from the coding sequence ATGAAAACATCAGATATAAAAATCACCGTAGGTTTAGACGAGAATAATGTTCCTGATAAGTTATTATGGACGGCACAAGATGGCGGAATTGAGCAAGAAGAAGCCAAAGCATTGTTGTTGTCGGTTTGGGATAGTAAAGCCAAAGAAACCCTACGTATTGATTTATGGACAAAAGACATGCCGGTTGATGAAATGAAACAATTTTTTCATCAAACTTTAGTAGCAATGGCTGATACTTTTCAACGCGCTACTGCCGATGAAAAAATGTCGGATACTATGCGCGATTTTTGTGATTATTTTGCAGAAAAAATGGAGTTAAAAGCATAA
- the gldB gene encoding gliding motility lipoprotein GldB, which yields MKQLLFVLVLITLFSCKEDSQVDEAVAKIPIEFKVERFDKIFYESKPEDLQGIKAQYPFFFPEGNPDSIWVNKLKNPLLKELYKEVQMKYPTLGPIENDMEKLFAYVQYYFPKYKTPRVITLISEVDTEAKAFYVDTLALVSLDCYLGKDHRFYVDFPEYKKMELEENQILPNLVSTFCYGKIAPPTDRTLIAAMIYYGKELYVKDKLIPFYSDAVKIGYTETKLQFCQANEYYMWSNLVENKLLYDSNPKNELRFIKPAPFTKFYLEIDNQTPGRVGQWLGWQIVRSYMENNDDVTLEQLLTMDAKTIFENSKYKPKKP from the coding sequence ATGAAACAATTATTATTTGTTCTTGTTTTAATAACTTTATTTTCATGTAAAGAAGATAGTCAAGTAGATGAAGCTGTTGCTAAAATTCCAATCGAATTTAAAGTGGAACGTTTTGACAAAATTTTTTATGAATCAAAACCAGAAGATTTACAAGGAATTAAAGCGCAATATCCTTTCTTTTTTCCAGAAGGAAATCCAGATTCTATTTGGGTAAACAAGCTTAAAAATCCATTGTTAAAGGAATTGTATAAAGAAGTACAAATGAAATACCCAACATTGGGTCCAATTGAAAACGATATGGAGAAATTGTTTGCCTATGTGCAGTACTATTTTCCAAAGTATAAAACACCTCGAGTGATTACCTTGATTAGTGAGGTTGATACTGAAGCGAAAGCTTTTTATGTAGATACTTTGGCTTTGGTTTCTTTAGATTGTTATTTAGGAAAAGATCATCGTTTTTATGTGGATTTTCCAGAATACAAAAAAATGGAATTAGAAGAAAATCAAATTTTACCTAATTTGGTATCAACTTTTTGTTATGGTAAAATTGCTCCTCCAACCGATAGAACTTTAATTGCTGCAATGATTTATTATGGAAAAGAATTATATGTAAAAGACAAATTAATTCCTTTTTATTCTGATGCTGTAAAAATTGGTTATACCGAAACGAAATTGCAATTTTGCCAAGCAAATGAATATTATATGTGGAGTAATTTAGTGGAGAATAAATTGTTATATGATTCAAATCCAAAGAATGAATTGCGTTTTATTAAACCAGCTCCGTTTACGAAATTTTATTTAGAGATAGACAACCAAACTCCTGGACGAGTAGGGCAATGGTTAGGTTGGCAAATTGTTAGAAGTTACATGGAAAATAATGACGATGTTACTTTAGAGCAATTGTTAACAATGGATGCAAAAACCATTTTCGAAAATTCAAAATACAAACCAAAAAAGCCTTAA